The genome window TCGATGAATTGACTGAGGCGATTAAGAATGCGAAGAGCCTGAGCCAAGCAGACCGTTTGCATGGTGTGTGGGTGCGTAATAATCTCGCCCGCGATCTTCACGAAGATGTTGAGGCGCTTGAGCCGTCATCCGCATCGATCCTTGATGCCACGAATGACTACTCGGAACTCGCAGCTGAGCTGCCTGCGCTCTACTTTAAGCGTTACCTGGATCTGATCCGCCGCACGTATCCTGATAAGTGGCAGCAGATGGTTGAAGACTTGCTCCGTAATTCGAGCGGTAAATTCACCACTGAATGTATCAACTTCATGTCCGAACAGGAGCAACAGGAGCGTATCAGCTACTGCCTGGATCGTTGGCTCAACGAGCAAACCATCAAAGGACCGCTACTCTTCTGGGTGGTTAAGAATCGTAACTCGAAGAAGTATGCGCCGATTATTAATCCGTTGGTCACACCGCGCCTTCTCGCTGCGATGTTCTACGCGATTGACTACGAATCCTTGCAGAATGCGAGCACTCGCCGCATCCCATTGGGTGATCTTCTGAGTGATGATGTCGAGTTGATCCCTGACTTGCTTGCAGATGCGAATGTTGAGACTGCTCGTGACCTCGCGCAGACGCTGTTGCTCAATCAAGGATTTGAAGAGTTGACCAAAAAGTCACTCCTCGCACGTTTCATTAAGAAGTTCCCAACCGTTCAGAGCCTGTTGGCTGGTGAGTCGGCTGATACTTCTGAGGACGATGCATTGATCGTATCTCAAGAGAGCTTCAATGAGGCGAAGGCTGAATACGAAGATCTAATTGCGACGAAGATTCCTGAGAATAAGCAAGCAATCGTGACTGCACGTGAGCATGGTGACTTGAAGGAAAATTCCGAATACAAGATGGCTCGTCAGGATCAGGACATCCTCCTGTCTCGTAAGAATGAGTTGGAAGTCGACCTCTCTCGCGCTCGTATCACGGACTTCACTGAAGCAACTACAGAGAATGTCGGTATCGGCTGTATCGTAGAGTTGAAGGAAGCTTCCACTGGTAAGCAGCATAAGTATGCGATTCTTGGCGCGTGGGATAGTGATCCTGAAAACGACATCCTCTCTTACAAGACACCGCTTGCTCAGCAATTGCTCGGTAAGGAGAAGGGTGCGACTGCTGCCACTAAGATCGGTGGTAACGAAGAAGAGTGGACGATCCTTAGTATCGCTCGCTGGCTCGACAAGAAATAGGTCGAATTTACCGTTTTATACAAAAGCGCCTTCTCCGGGGGGCGCTTTTTTGTTTATTAATATCAGAATACACGTTTCTTTTATACTTCACTTGCAAAGGTGAGGCACCGCATAACTCTAACGAGTCCTTCGTTTCTACCCCCATTTTAATCCTATTTATCCATGATACGCACATTTGGCCGCTCGGCGTTGACCGTAGTTCATGAGCTGGGAGAGATTAGTCTATTCGGAGCAGCTGCCATGCGTGGTTTTCTTGGTCAGCGTCATCGTTTGGCGAAGTTGATTCAGGCGACACATGAAGTCGGTGTGCGCTGTTTTCCGATCGTGGCGATTGTGGGCCTATTCACTGGTTTGGTGATGGGCTTGCAGCTCTATTATACTTTGGTGAAATTTGGTGGTGAGTCGGCGCTGGGCACTGCGGTGGCGTTGTCGCTGATCCGTGAGCTGGGACCGGTGTTGACTGCTTTGATGGTGGTCGGGCAGGCGGGTTCGGCGATGTCCTCTGAGTTGGGGATTCAGCGTAATGATGAACAGATCGACGCGTTGCAGACCATGAGTATCGACCCGCTCGGCTATTTGGTCGGACCGCGCCTATTGGCTGCGTTGTTTTGTTTCCCGATGCTGACGGCAGTATTTGATTTAATCGGTATTTTTGGCGGCTATATTACAGGTTCTGTGCTGTTGCATGTGGATGCTGGGGTCTATTGGAACCGTGTGTTCGAAAGTGTGACTTGGTCGGATGTGCAGGGCGGTTTTATTAAGGCAATTGTATTTGGTTTCGTGACGATGGCGATTTGCACGTATCGTGGGTTTAATACGCATCGCAAAGCATCATATCCTGGTGTGCGCGGCGTGAGTGAATCGGCCACGCGGGCAGTCGTCTGGTCGAGCGTGATGGTGCTCGCGACGGATTATTTGATTACTTCTTTTCTACTGTAATGGACGACGTCTTTCTAAAAATTAGTGGGTTAAAGAAGCACTTTGGCGAGCGCAAGGTGCTGGACGGCGTAGACCTTGAGGTGGCGCGTTCTTCGGTGACGACCATCATTGGTAAGAGCGGTATTGGTAAGTCGGTGCTATTAAAATGTATCGCAAATTTGATGGCGCCAGATGGTGGTGAGATTGAGCTAGACGGTAAGCCTATTGCGCGCAGTCGTCGCGGATCGAAGGGGAATGATGCGGTGACGTTTAGTTACATGTTTCAGAACAATGCGTTGTTTGATTCGATGACCGCAGCTGAGAATGTGGCATTACCGTTGTTGGAGGCCTCACGCCTCAAGAAATCTGAAATTCGTGAGCGTGTGGCTACGATGTTGGCGCATTTGGAGCTGACAGATTCGGCGCAGCGCTACCCTGGTGAGTTGTCTGGTGGTATGAAGAAGCGCGTGGCTCTGGCGCGGGCGTTGATTACGAAGCCTCAGGTCGTGTTGTTTGATGAACCGACGACTGGTTTGGATCCTGAGCGTAAGTTCAGTGTGTTTGAAATGATCGCAGATTATCGTGAGCGTTTCGGTTTTACTGCGCTGCTGGTGAGTCACGACATCCCCGAAGTGTTCGAGATTAGCGACCGCGTCGCGTGGCTGGATGAGGGGATTATTAAGTTTTTCGGCAAGCCGTCGGAGTTGAACGCGGATGCCGAGTCGGCGCTTTCGGGCTTTTTAAGTAAAGCGAACTACGGGCGTAATAAGGAATCTAAAACAAAAGGATGTGAGGTATGAATAATCGGAAGATCGAATTTTTAGTTGGGTGCTTTGTGCTCATTGGTTTTGGGGCGATCCTTTATTTGGCGATTCAGGTCGGCAGTGCCCGTTTCTTTGCGAGTGATAGCTACGAGCTGCAGGCACGTTTTCGGAATACCAGCGGTGTCAATGCTGGGAGTCGCGTCGAAATCGCCGGTGTGCGTGTTGGCACGGTGAAATCAATCGTGCTGAATGAAAATTTCTATTCGATCGTTACCTTTGAGGTGCCAAATCGCATTGAACTGGATGACGATACGATTGTTTCGGTGAAAACGGCAGGTTTGATTGGGGATCGTTATCTGAGCCTGTCGCCAGGTGGTTCGGGCTTTCCCCTTGAGGCTGGAGATATGATTGTAGATACAGAATCGGCCTTAGATATCGAGAGTCTGATTAGTCGTTTTGCTTTCGGCGGTATTGACGGCAAAGAAGAATAGGTTATAGGTTATATGATGAAAACTTGGATAATCATCGCCTCGCTGGCGTTTTGCTTACTAGGAGCGCCGCTTTATTCGCAAGAAGGCGAGGCTGAAAAGTTGAATAATGCAATGAGTGCCGCGCTAGATGTGATGTATCTAGATGCGTATCAAGACTACACCTATGAGCAGCGACAGGCCGCGATTAAGGTGCTCTTAGAGGACAATTATGATTTATCAGTCATCATTCGACGTGCCTTAGCTCGGAATTGGGGCTTGATGAGCGCCGAGGAGCAAGTGCGTGTGACAGATTTGATTGAGCGCTTGATCGTGAAGGCGTATGTCGAAGGCATGGCAGGCCAGCAGCGGCCAGAGATTGATTGTGGGGAAACAGTTGAAATCACCAGTAAGCGTATTGAGATACCGGTCGTTGTCCGTTTTCCAAGCGGCAAAGTCTTCAATGTGGTATATCGTTTGGGGCGTTTGCAATCTGGATGGCAAATTTATGACATCGTGGGCGAAGACATTAGTATGGTGTCGAATTATCGCCAACAGTTTGATGATCATTTCCGTAAAGGAAACGGGCAGCAACTGATCGAGAAGTTGGAAGATCTACTGAAGAAAGAGGGGGAATTGAATGCCAGCACTCATCTCTAGAACACAGTCGCTGCGTTGGCTTGCATGGGTTCTGGCGCTGATGGTGCCAGTGGTTGCGGTGCAGGCTCAAGATGACTTCCTCAGCGAGGAAGATCTTTACGGGGATTTTGAAGAAGAGACCGTCTTTACGGTGAGTGATCCGTTTGAATCGGTGAATCGGGTGACCTTTAAGTTTAATGACTTCGTCTACATGAAGATCATGCAGCCTATTTCTAACGGATATCAGAAGGTGACGCCAGATCCAGTGGAACGAGGGGCATCAAATTTTTTCACGAATTTGGGGTATCCCGTGCGTCTCGTCGGTAATTTACTGCAGCTAGAATTGAAAGGGGCATGGTTGGAGACCGAACGTTTTGCAGTGAATACGACCCTTGGTATTGTCGGCGTGCGTCGCGCCGCAGACCAGTTCGAGCGCTTGCAACCGATCCCGCCTGAGGATATCGGATTGGCTTTTGGTGCGTGGGGGGTCGGTTCTGGGCCTTATTTGGTGCTGCCGTTTTTTGGGCCTTCTAACTGTCGTGACTTAGTTGGACTTGTTGGCGATCGTGCGGTAAATCCACTAAAAAAGCCGTTCAGTTTAATTGAAGACTATCAATGGCAATTTGCGTATGATGCGACAGAAACCATTGTGAATAGCCCTAAGCTATTAGACATCTACACGCAGCTGAAAGAAGGTTCAATTGATCCATATAGCGCGATGAAAAATGGCTACGAGCAAAAGCGGCGTTCAATGATTGAAGACGAGTAGAGCTTATGCTCCAGGGGATCGGCGATCTTCCTCGAAGGAGAGATCATCGCAGTCTTCGGATCGATTGGCATGTAGCTCATCAGGTAAGCACAGGTAGTAGATGGTGAGCCAGCAGCTCCAGCTGAAGCGGTAGAGCAAAAGTGGAAGCAGTAGTGCGCCTGCCGCAGCAATTGCGAGTGCTGGTTT of Lentimonas sp. CC4 contains these proteins:
- a CDS encoding ABC transporter permease; protein product: MIRTFGRSALTVVHELGEISLFGAAAMRGFLGQRHRLAKLIQATHEVGVRCFPIVAIVGLFTGLVMGLQLYYTLVKFGGESALGTAVALSLIRELGPVLTALMVVGQAGSAMSSELGIQRNDEQIDALQTMSIDPLGYLVGPRLLAALFCFPMLTAVFDLIGIFGGYITGSVLLHVDAGVYWNRVFESVTWSDVQGGFIKAIVFGFVTMAICTYRGFNTHRKASYPGVRGVSESATRAVVWSSVMVLATDYLITSFLL
- a CDS encoding ATP-binding cassette domain-containing protein — translated: MDDVFLKISGLKKHFGERKVLDGVDLEVARSSVTTIIGKSGIGKSVLLKCIANLMAPDGGEIELDGKPIARSRRGSKGNDAVTFSYMFQNNALFDSMTAAENVALPLLEASRLKKSEIRERVATMLAHLELTDSAQRYPGELSGGMKKRVALARALITKPQVVLFDEPTTGLDPERKFSVFEMIADYRERFGFTALLVSHDIPEVFEISDRVAWLDEGIIKFFGKPSELNADAESALSGFLSKANYGRNKESKTKGCEV
- a CDS encoding GreA/GreB family elongation factor, producing MAPGNYCLHRSWGFGKIVDYDPAQAKIIIDFEEGKKGHAMAPAFCVDKLDVLKPNDILVRSRIEADVIDEMIKKAPGDLMCEIIAAADGQAMTTAEIERVLSRVIGPIKYKKWWTATKKVLVKDPRIGVPIKKSDPYIFRDEPVKPEQEILEQFHATKNSKQKILLGEKLYALSENISVVRDEMPQILDELTEAIKNAKSLSQADRLHGVWVRNNLARDLHEDVEALEPSSASILDATNDYSELAAELPALYFKRYLDLIRRTYPDKWQQMVEDLLRNSSGKFTTECINFMSEQEQQERISYCLDRWLNEQTIKGPLLFWVVKNRNSKKYAPIINPLVTPRLLAAMFYAIDYESLQNASTRRIPLGDLLSDDVELIPDLLADANVETARDLAQTLLLNQGFEELTKKSLLARFIKKFPTVQSLLAGESADTSEDDALIVSQESFNEAKAEYEDLIATKIPENKQAIVTAREHGDLKENSEYKMARQDQDILLSRKNELEVDLSRARITDFTEATTENVGIGCIVELKEASTGKQHKYAILGAWDSDPENDILSYKTPLAQQLLGKEKGATAATKIGGNEEEWTILSIARWLDKK
- the mlaD gene encoding outer membrane lipid asymmetry maintenance protein MlaD; this encodes MNNRKIEFLVGCFVLIGFGAILYLAIQVGSARFFASDSYELQARFRNTSGVNAGSRVEIAGVRVGTVKSIVLNENFYSIVTFEVPNRIELDDDTIVSVKTAGLIGDRYLSLSPGGSGFPLEAGDMIVDTESALDIESLISRFAFGGIDGKEE
- a CDS encoding ABC transporter substrate-binding protein gives rise to the protein MMKTWIIIASLAFCLLGAPLYSQEGEAEKLNNAMSAALDVMYLDAYQDYTYEQRQAAIKVLLEDNYDLSVIIRRALARNWGLMSAEEQVRVTDLIERLIVKAYVEGMAGQQRPEIDCGETVEITSKRIEIPVVVRFPSGKVFNVVYRLGRLQSGWQIYDIVGEDISMVSNYRQQFDDHFRKGNGQQLIEKLEDLLKKEGELNASTHL
- a CDS encoding VacJ family lipoprotein, producing MPALISRTQSLRWLAWVLALMVPVVAVQAQDDFLSEEDLYGDFEEETVFTVSDPFESVNRVTFKFNDFVYMKIMQPISNGYQKVTPDPVERGASNFFTNLGYPVRLVGNLLQLELKGAWLETERFAVNTTLGIVGVRRAADQFERLQPIPPEDIGLAFGAWGVGSGPYLVLPFFGPSNCRDLVGLVGDRAVNPLKKPFSLIEDYQWQFAYDATETIVNSPKLLDIYTQLKEGSIDPYSAMKNGYEQKRRSMIEDE